In Iodobacter fluviatilis, one DNA window encodes the following:
- a CDS encoding nuclear transport factor 2 family protein — protein MKKLLITIILGLLAATAIAGPKEEKNKALVLKFYDIAFNKLDAEGVLPFIAKDYIQHNPEVANGVQPLQDFIRYLKTNSPQSRATIKRVIAEGDLVMLHVHSQDKAGERGVAVVDIFRVKKGKITEHWDVIQAVPEKDVNGNGMF, from the coding sequence ATGAAAAAATTACTAATCACCATTATCTTGGGCTTATTGGCGGCGACGGCGATTGCCGGGCCTAAGGAAGAAAAAAACAAGGCGCTGGTACTGAAGTTTTACGATATTGCATTTAATAAGCTGGATGCTGAAGGGGTTTTGCCCTTTATTGCTAAAGATTATATTCAACATAATCCAGAAGTCGCCAACGGTGTGCAGCCTTTACAAGATTTTATCCGCTATCTGAAAACCAATTCACCCCAATCGCGCGCCACCATTAAACGTGTGATTGCTGAAGGTGATTTGGTCATGCTGCATGTACATTCACAAGATAAAGCCGGTGAGCGCGGTGTGGCAGTGGTGGATATTTTCCGGGTTAAAAAGGGAAAAATCACCGAGCATTGGGATGTGATTCAGGCTGTGCCAGAGAAAGATGTTAATGGCAACGGCATGTTTTAA
- a CDS encoding adenylate kinase, translating to MNLHSKILIIGTSGSGKSTLARDLARRLQLADIELDALYWQANWTPVGASLFRDRVENAINSHSAWVMNGNYLEVKDLSWGNARQLIWLDYSLFTVMWRVIKRSLLRGIKKEKLWAGNTETLKNNFFSKDSIILWAWQTYALRKKQYAEMIADPAYCHLHVLRFKTPAALESYLEGLKKQGSL from the coding sequence GTGAATTTACATTCTAAAATATTAATTATTGGTACCAGTGGCTCTGGTAAAAGCACGCTGGCTAGAGATTTAGCAAGGCGTTTGCAGCTGGCTGATATTGAATTAGATGCTTTATATTGGCAGGCGAATTGGACGCCAGTGGGTGCGTCACTTTTTAGGGACAGGGTGGAAAACGCCATTAATAGCCATTCTGCTTGGGTGATGAATGGCAATTATCTTGAAGTAAAAGATTTAAGCTGGGGAAATGCCCGGCAATTGATCTGGCTGGATTATTCATTATTTACTGTGATGTGGCGGGTCATTAAACGTTCATTATTGCGGGGGATTAAAAAAGAAAAATTATGGGCAGGCAATACCGAAACGTTAAAGAATAATTTTTTCAGTAAGGACTCTATTATTCTATGGGCTTGGCAAACCTATGCCTTAAGAAAAAAACAATATGCAGAAATGATTGCAGATCCAGCCTATTGTCATTTGCATGTGCTGCGGTTTAAAACGCCTGCAGCGCTTGAGTCTTATCTTGAGGGTTTAAAAAAGCAGGGCTCTCTCTGA
- a CDS encoding YnfA family protein encodes MNQFIFALKTLGLFTVTAIAEIAGCYLPYLWLRKGGSVFLLLPAALSLMIFVYLLTLHPAASGRVYAAYGGIYVSVAVLWLWQVDGIMPDRWDMIGSLISLTGMAVILLAPRAS; translated from the coding sequence ATGAATCAATTTATTTTTGCACTAAAAACCCTCGGTCTTTTTACCGTCACGGCCATTGCAGAAATAGCAGGCTGCTACTTACCCTACCTGTGGCTGCGTAAGGGTGGATCGGTATTTTTATTACTGCCAGCAGCACTCAGCCTGATGATTTTTGTGTACTTACTGACACTACACCCTGCAGCAAGTGGCCGGGTTTATGCGGCTTACGGCGGTATTTATGTCAGTGTAGCGGTGCTCTGGCTATGGCAGGTAGACGGCATTATGCCCGATCGCTGGGATATGATTGGCAGCCTGATCAGCTTAACCGGCATGGCCGTCATTTTACTGGCCCCCAGAGCCAGCTAG
- the gspG gene encoding type II secretion system major pseudopilin GspG has translation MKNHRLSRGFTLLELLVVLLIIALLAGYVGPKLFGEVGKAKTKTAASQMKSIADALDHYRLDTGHYPSTEQGINVLTKKPSDEPKWQGPYLMKDVPADPWDRPYVYSKPGENGRDYDLLTLGADGKAGGTGEDTDVSY, from the coding sequence ATGAAGAATCACCGCCTCTCCAGAGGTTTCACCCTACTGGAATTATTGGTTGTTTTGCTGATTATTGCCCTGCTGGCCGGTTACGTTGGGCCAAAGCTATTTGGCGAGGTAGGCAAAGCCAAAACCAAGACTGCGGCAAGCCAGATGAAATCTATCGCGGATGCACTGGATCATTACCGTCTTGATACCGGCCACTATCCAAGTACCGAACAAGGCATCAATGTACTCACCAAAAAGCCCAGTGACGAGCCAAAGTGGCAAGGCCCTTATTTGATGAAAGACGTACCGGCTGATCCATGGGATAGGCCTTACGTTTACAGCAAACCAGGTGAAAACGGCCGCGACTACGATTTGCTGACTTTAGGTGCAGATGGCAAAGCCGGTGGTACGGGCGAAGACACCGACGTCAGCTACTAA
- a CDS encoding L-serine ammonia-lyase, which yields MAISVFDLFKIGLGPSSSHTVGPMRAARTFARRLEKDGILDKVAKVKSELFGSLGATGKGHGSDIAVLLGLQGESPRLVDTDKVDGMVAAIREGRKLNLLGKHDIPFIEAEHLILHKRKTLPFHPNGMIFEAFDAAGESISKRAYYSVGGGFVVDEAAVDAGFNPPGVTELKHPFKSGAELLALCERHGKTISQIMLENELAWRTEDEIRAGLLEIWSVMQACVKRGCEREGTLPGGLKVKRRAADMYQKLLASPEAALRDPLTVLDWVNLYALAVNEENAGGGRVVTAPTNGAAGIIPAVMHYYARFTPNPTDDGIVRFFLTAGAIGILFKLNASISGAEVGCQGEVGSACSMAAGALAEVLGGTPEQVENAAEIGMEHNLGLTCDPVGGLVQVPCIERNAMASIKAINAARMALRGDGQHFVSLDRVIKTMRDTGRDMNTKYKETARGGLAINVIEVPVNIVEC from the coding sequence ATGGCAATCAGCGTTTTTGATTTATTTAAGATCGGCCTTGGCCCATCCAGCTCGCATACCGTTGGCCCAATGCGGGCTGCGCGCACTTTTGCCCGTCGTTTAGAGAAAGACGGCATTCTTGATAAAGTCGCAAAAGTAAAAAGCGAGTTATTTGGCTCCCTGGGTGCAACAGGTAAAGGCCACGGCTCTGATATCGCCGTGTTACTGGGTTTGCAGGGCGAGTCACCCCGGCTAGTGGATACCGATAAGGTAGATGGGATGGTTGCGGCGATTCGTGAAGGCCGAAAATTAAATCTGCTTGGCAAGCACGATATCCCCTTTATTGAGGCCGAGCACCTTATTCTGCATAAACGTAAAACCCTGCCTTTTCATCCGAACGGCATGATTTTTGAAGCCTTTGATGCCGCTGGTGAGAGCATCTCCAAGCGTGCTTATTACTCGGTAGGCGGGGGGTTTGTGGTGGATGAGGCTGCCGTGGATGCGGGCTTTAATCCGCCAGGCGTGACCGAGCTGAAGCATCCGTTTAAAAGCGGGGCCGAGCTATTGGCGCTGTGCGAGCGCCACGGTAAAACCATCAGCCAGATCATGCTAGAAAACGAGCTGGCCTGGCGCACCGAAGATGAAATCCGCGCAGGCTTGCTGGAAATTTGGTCGGTGATGCAAGCCTGTGTCAAACGCGGCTGCGAGCGGGAAGGCACTTTACCCGGCGGCTTAAAAGTAAAACGCCGTGCTGCCGATATGTATCAAAAACTGCTGGCCTCCCCAGAGGCCGCGCTGCGGGACCCGCTCACCGTGCTCGATTGGGTGAATTTATACGCATTGGCGGTTAATGAAGAAAACGCTGGTGGTGGCCGAGTAGTGACTGCGCCTACCAATGGCGCAGCTGGCATTATCCCCGCCGTGATGCACTATTACGCCCGCTTTACACCGAATCCAACTGACGACGGCATTGTGCGTTTCTTTCTGACTGCAGGTGCAATTGGTATCTTATTTAAGCTAAATGCTTCTATTTCTGGTGCGGAAGTCGGTTGTCAGGGTGAAGTGGGGTCGGCTTGCTCGATGGCAGCAGGGGCTTTAGCCGAAGTATTGGGAGGCACGCCTGAGCAGGTGGAAAACGCCGCAGAAATTGGCATGGAGCATAATTTGGGCCTCACTTGCGATCCGGTTGGGGGCCTCGTGCAAGTGCCATGTATTGAGCGCAACGCCATGGCATCGATCAAAGCAATTAACGCCGCACGTATGGCGCTGCGCGGCGATGGTCAGCACTTTGTATCACTCGATCGAGTGATCAAAACCATGCGCGATACCGGCCGCGATATGAATACCAAATACAAAGAAACCGCCCGTGGTGGTCTGGCCATCAATGTGATTGAAGTGCCGGTGAATATTGTGGAGTGCTGA
- a CDS encoding M16 family metallopeptidase: protein MKILFCLLLVLMSNVQAAETKPEILPLLPTDVRHGQLANGLNYYIKRNAEPAEKVELRLLVNVGSLSEADDERGVAHLLEHMAFRRTKHFGPGALKAFLESQGMSLGGDINAFTFHEWTNYQISVTREALPQALQLLADWANGIEMDAAELALEREVVLDEGRLRQSWADFYQSLLQGIYPNEPQYSKRLAIGDADIVKNIPLEKVKAFYKREYQAQRMTLLIAGDFQPQEAEDKIKTLFAGIEKGTAPIGYAHPAAASGLRFFSHRNVPGIAHPQAIWGWALPAESMNDADAAFNNFKRGMLGTLLQQRLSVQARKDGSPFVDASYFNGHGVSLPTRQIEFTLSVSVKDKQMKEALQALYRELERAKRFGFSQQELAHSFEIYRKNQSSVSSHSDWIGRLQKHAQFGETARDSFGMFQQLKIFFAATTSGVLQDELKRLLLSPDQVATILLPPAVSSYSMFFEKTAQNIVDAVRAEPLENIAQEVNNKPLLAHPPQPGKIVSEQDEPTTEGTLFKLSNGIEVLITPPKGSGDRVGFSARAAGGMAALTKKLYPAGLTLVQYLNQAGLGEFSGSELKQRLSSQTELKFYPFVYADQQGLAGEVDAADIETLLQLQYLAWTATRDDKAAATLSKDLAYQLMVSNANSLYTGLNEKHYGALWPYPAYWQNYNFDASLSELIEARNTLFGNPRAFRFVLSGVMNNKPNKDLIEQYIASLPTKEVAVFKPEPLAHGRGNEIHQMIPQPLSMRFWHAYVPLPANSGGEGVARFLSQLVQQRLWQALRENTGETYGVYSNFELTAWQGLLLSVVYQTDIKQCDQAAKITVAEIARLRNEAPTMNEVNNVRAILLKAQQERRNKPIQNAEALSWYWLIDGSVKGSAADFANFTPEYIHQYARSWLGQNYWAVGNFNCQNTADLTPLAGD, encoded by the coding sequence GTGAAAATATTATTTTGCTTGCTGCTTGTTTTAATGAGCAATGTGCAGGCGGCAGAGACTAAGCCGGAAATTCTTCCCTTATTGCCTACAGATGTTCGCCATGGGCAGCTGGCTAATGGCTTGAATTACTATATAAAACGCAATGCCGAGCCAGCGGAAAAAGTTGAATTGCGTCTATTAGTAAATGTGGGTTCACTCAGCGAAGCGGATGATGAGCGTGGCGTGGCGCATTTGCTGGAGCATATGGCATTTCGGCGGACTAAACATTTTGGGCCGGGGGCGCTTAAAGCTTTTTTAGAAAGCCAGGGGATGAGCTTAGGCGGGGATATCAATGCGTTTACCTTTCATGAGTGGACTAACTACCAAATAAGCGTGACTCGGGAAGCGCTGCCACAGGCTTTGCAACTGCTGGCCGATTGGGCGAATGGTATCGAAATGGATGCCGCTGAATTAGCACTAGAGCGGGAAGTGGTGCTGGATGAGGGGCGTTTGCGTCAGTCATGGGCTGATTTTTATCAGTCTTTGCTGCAAGGTATTTATCCCAATGAGCCGCAATATTCAAAGCGTTTGGCCATTGGGGATGCCGATATTGTAAAAAATATCCCGCTCGAAAAAGTAAAAGCGTTTTATAAGCGCGAATACCAAGCGCAGCGCATGACCCTGCTGATTGCGGGTGATTTTCAGCCGCAAGAGGCCGAGGATAAAATCAAGACGCTGTTTGCTGGTATAGAAAAAGGCACTGCGCCCATAGGCTATGCCCATCCAGCTGCAGCCAGTGGTTTGCGTTTTTTTAGCCATCGAAATGTACCGGGAATTGCTCATCCACAAGCAATATGGGGCTGGGCTTTGCCTGCGGAATCAATGAATGATGCAGATGCAGCGTTTAACAACTTTAAACGCGGTATGTTGGGCACCTTATTGCAACAGCGCCTGAGTGTACAAGCTCGAAAAGATGGCAGCCCTTTTGTCGATGCCAGTTATTTTAATGGGCATGGTGTCAGTTTACCGACTCGGCAAATCGAGTTTACCTTGTCAGTGTCGGTTAAAGATAAGCAAATGAAAGAGGCGCTGCAGGCCTTGTATCGCGAGCTGGAAAGGGCTAAACGGTTTGGTTTCAGCCAGCAGGAGCTTGCTCACAGTTTCGAGATTTATCGAAAAAATCAGTCCAGTGTCTCAAGTCATAGTGATTGGATTGGTCGCTTGCAGAAGCACGCGCAATTTGGTGAAACAGCCAGAGATTCATTTGGCATGTTTCAGCAGCTTAAAATATTCTTTGCTGCTACTACTTCAGGCGTTTTACAAGATGAGCTAAAGCGTTTGTTATTGTCGCCAGATCAAGTTGCTACAATTTTATTGCCACCTGCAGTCAGCAGCTATTCGATGTTTTTTGAGAAGACGGCACAGAATATTGTTGATGCGGTGCGAGCCGAGCCATTGGAAAATATCGCTCAGGAAGTAAATAATAAGCCACTGCTTGCTCATCCGCCGCAGCCAGGGAAAATTGTATCGGAGCAGGATGAGCCGACGACCGAGGGCACTTTATTTAAATTAAGTAATGGCATCGAGGTGTTGATCACACCGCCTAAAGGCAGTGGAGATCGAGTCGGTTTTTCTGCCCGAGCTGCCGGTGGTATGGCGGCGCTGACTAAAAAGCTGTATCCAGCGGGGTTAACACTGGTGCAGTATTTAAATCAGGCTGGATTGGGCGAGTTTAGCGGTAGCGAATTAAAGCAAAGATTATCGTCACAGACCGAATTAAAGTTTTACCCCTTTGTATATGCTGATCAGCAGGGCCTTGCGGGTGAGGTGGATGCCGCAGATATCGAAACCCTGCTGCAATTACAATACCTAGCTTGGACAGCAACAAGAGACGATAAGGCGGCAGCTACGCTAAGCAAGGATTTGGCTTATCAATTGATGGTGAGCAATGCAAATTCTTTATATACCGGCTTAAACGAAAAGCATTATGGTGCGCTATGGCCTTATCCTGCTTATTGGCAAAATTATAATTTTGATGCCTCATTAAGTGAGCTTATTGAGGCAAGAAATACCTTATTTGGCAATCCGCGCGCATTTCGTTTTGTGCTAAGTGGGGTAATGAATAACAAGCCTAATAAGGATTTAATTGAGCAGTACATCGCAAGCTTGCCAACTAAAGAGGTGGCGGTATTTAAGCCAGAGCCATTAGCCCATGGGCGAGGCAATGAAATTCATCAAATGATTCCGCAACCTTTGTCGATGCGTTTTTGGCATGCTTATGTGCCGTTGCCTGCTAACTCGGGCGGCGAGGGCGTGGCTCGTTTCTTAAGCCAGCTTGTGCAACAGCGTTTATGGCAGGCATTACGTGAAAACACCGGGGAAACATATGGGGTGTATAGCAATTTTGAGCTGACGGCGTGGCAAGGTTTGCTATTGTCCGTGGTTTATCAAACCGATATTAAACAATGTGATCAGGCCGCCAAAATCACCGTTGCTGAAATTGCCCGTTTGCGTAATGAAGCACCAACAATGAATGAAGTAAATAATGTGCGTGCCATTTTACTTAAAGCACAGCAAGAACGCAGAAATAAACCCATACAAAATGCCGAAGCTTTATCTTGGTATTGGTTAATTGATGGATCAGTAAAAGGCAGCGCAGCTGATTTTGCTAACTTCACTCCTGAATATATTCATCAATACGCCAGAAGCTGGTTGGGCCAAAATTATTGGGCTGTGGGCAATTTTAATTGCCAGAATACTGCAGATTTAACGCCTTTGGCTGGGGATTAG
- a CDS encoding DUF2087 domain-containing protein, with protein MSRTTYPFYTSDISALARSLKQQWALEPAAPSHLQLLNMLARAAGFSNFQHLRAAAETPTPAASSTFSPLTKRLLRHFNDQGRLIRWPTKFSEQLPCIWPIWACIPAQLEMSEKAANEWIKSAEAIGDHVLLRRELVNYKLITRTPDCRVYQRLEQDVPEEFLELMAEIERRKMAVGT; from the coding sequence ATGTCGCGCACCACGTATCCTTTTTATACTTCCGATATTTCTGCCCTTGCCCGCTCGCTCAAACAGCAATGGGCACTTGAGCCTGCCGCCCCCAGCCACTTACAGCTGCTGAATATGTTGGCGCGCGCTGCTGGTTTTAGTAATTTTCAGCACTTACGTGCAGCGGCAGAAACACCTACCCCAGCGGCAAGCAGTACCTTCTCCCCGCTGACAAAACGCCTGCTTAGGCATTTTAATGATCAGGGGCGTTTAATACGCTGGCCTACCAAGTTTTCCGAGCAACTGCCCTGCATCTGGCCGATCTGGGCCTGCATTCCCGCCCAACTAGAAATGAGCGAAAAAGCCGCTAATGAGTGGATTAAAAGCGCAGAAGCCATTGGCGATCATGTGCTGCTGCGCCGCGAGCTAGTCAATTACAAGCTGATCACCCGCACGCCAGATTGCCGTGTTTATCAAAGGCTGGAGCAAGATGTGCCGGAGGAGTTTTTGGAATTGATGGCGGAGATTGAGCGCCGTAAGATGGCCGTCGGCACTTAA
- a CDS encoding VOC family protein, with protein sequence MQNYITLGANDHAASCMFYDAVLATIDWHSHINFPGWKAYSSEGQGEGLIVWVAKPFNAEPATAGNGAMVGFAARSHEQVDAFYLAALANGGTDEGAPGPRPYGPNWYAAYVRDPVGNKLGIVCTEAA encoded by the coding sequence ATGCAAAACTATATCACTTTGGGTGCCAACGATCATGCAGCATCGTGCATGTTTTACGATGCGGTATTAGCCACCATTGATTGGCACTCCCATATAAACTTCCCCGGCTGGAAGGCCTACTCTAGCGAAGGGCAAGGCGAAGGTTTAATTGTTTGGGTAGCCAAGCCATTTAACGCAGAGCCTGCCACAGCAGGCAATGGTGCGATGGTTGGCTTTGCAGCCCGCTCGCACGAACAAGTCGATGCATTTTATTTGGCAGCCCTTGCCAACGGCGGAACAGATGAAGGCGCCCCCGGCCCGCGGCCTTACGGCCCCAACTGGTATGCAGCCTATGTGCGTGACCCGGTGGGTAATAAACTTGGCATTGTCTGCACAGAAGCAGCCTGA
- a CDS encoding bifunctional 5,10-methylenetetrahydrofolate dehydrogenase/5,10-methenyltetrahydrofolate cyclohydrolase, with amino-acid sequence MIIDCLALAKKLNDYNLQAVKELNQRGIAPKLCEILATSNAGVLSYAETKKRQAAELGILYESFIFDHDSSIDTVLEKIRQLNRDENVHGIVIGLPVFAHLDSDLLLNEIAQYKDIDGLGSKNTSAIFANHEQSAIAPATPAAALYILESLSAISGKKVCILGRGRTVGRPLLEMLINRNATVTVCHSKTAAIDIEMAIAQSDIVMTAIGMAGTVKSEWFKAGQIVIDCGISFVDGKTSGDVNSAELSDLGVFVTPVPKGVGAVTNAMIFANLIKAVDLQ; translated from the coding sequence ATGATTATTGATTGTCTTGCTCTCGCAAAAAAACTGAATGATTATAATCTTCAAGCGGTTAAAGAATTAAATCAGCGTGGTATTGCACCTAAACTCTGTGAAATTTTGGCCACATCAAATGCGGGTGTTTTATCTTATGCAGAGACTAAAAAAAGGCAAGCTGCTGAGCTGGGGATTTTATATGAATCATTTATCTTTGATCATGATTCAAGCATTGATACGGTCCTAGAAAAAATACGGCAATTAAATAGGGATGAAAATGTGCATGGCATTGTGATTGGTTTGCCTGTTTTTGCCCATCTTGATTCTGATCTATTGCTCAATGAAATTGCGCAATATAAAGATATTGATGGTTTGGGTTCTAAAAATACCAGTGCCATATTTGCTAATCATGAGCAAAGTGCTATTGCTCCGGCTACACCCGCTGCGGCTTTATATATTCTTGAATCGCTGAGTGCTATTTCAGGAAAAAAAGTATGTATTTTAGGCCGGGGCAGGACGGTGGGCCGGCCATTACTAGAAATGCTGATTAATCGCAATGCAACGGTGACGGTGTGTCATTCAAAAACAGCTGCGATTGATATTGAAATGGCGATTGCACAAAGTGATATTGTGATGACGGCGATTGGCATGGCCGGTACGGTAAAAAGTGAATGGTTTAAAGCAGGGCAAATTGTGATTGATTGTGGTATTTCATTTGTCGATGGCAAAACTTCGGGCGATGTAAATAGTGCAGAATTATCTGATCTGGGTGTATTTGTTACGCCTGTGCCTAAGGGGGTGGGCGCAGTGACTAATGCTATGATTTTTGCAAATTTAATCAAGGCGGTTGATCTGCAATGA
- a CDS encoding cyclodeaminase/cyclohydrolase family protein, with the protein MSAYLLPDSLAELFKTAASTDAVPGGGCVACVSANLGVALLLKAIRITLKSKPGLAILQEAEERLLGYAGQCLDYAQQDAEVFFQFLAAYKLPESTGAEQTLRLKSIEQAAVSATQLGIVISAMGNDILQLCCEIKPDIKLSIVADIVAGAHLVFSMIAVAIENANANLSDIQSVYPDLKASVLKAQTQSQALLAALV; encoded by the coding sequence ATGAGTGCATATCTATTACCCGATTCATTAGCTGAGTTATTTAAAACAGCAGCTTCAACAGATGCTGTGCCAGGTGGGGGATGCGTGGCCTGCGTATCTGCCAATCTGGGGGTTGCCTTATTATTAAAGGCGATTCGGATCACATTAAAATCCAAACCTGGATTAGCCATATTGCAAGAGGCTGAAGAGCGTTTGCTGGGCTATGCCGGGCAATGTCTAGATTATGCGCAGCAAGATGCGGAAGTTTTTTTTCAATTTCTAGCCGCGTATAAGTTGCCTGAATCGACCGGGGCAGAGCAAACTTTACGCTTAAAAAGTATTGAACAAGCCGCGGTATCGGCTACCCAATTGGGAATTGTAATTTCGGCTATGGGGAATGATATTTTGCAGCTTTGTTGTGAGATTAAGCCGGATATCAAATTATCCATCGTGGCTGATATTGTTGCCGGTGCTCACCTCGTGTTTTCCATGATTGCGGTTGCAATAGAAAACGCCAATGCTAATTTATCTGATATTCAATCTGTATATCCGGATTTAAAGGCTTCCGTATTAAAAGCACAGACGCAGAGCCAGGCCTTGCTGGCTGCCTTGGTTTAA